atAACGTGCGACTACACTCCTGTCTACTGTTCACCGTAACTCAGAAAAATGGCTAATTTACAAGCATATGGCTATAAGAGTTTGCGAATATTAGGTGAGATAGAGAACCAGAAGCACGCTTGCGATTCTATCATCCATGTGCCAACAAAACCCCAGCTTAAAGAATGTAATTAACGAGTGTGGAAACAAATCAGTCAATCACAGTACAATGACAATAGATCGAAATAAACGATTGCCTAGCCAGACACGTATATCAGTGGGACACAAGCACACAGCATGGAAGCTTCTTATGCTACAGCCGTCCACCATGTTTGAGCTTGTGCGGAAATGAAGGGCAGAGAAGAAGGGTTGTTGGCAGGTAGAGTCCAAAGGACAGCTCACATAGGGAACCCATGTTAGGGACGTCTCTTAAGCCAAATGGGCTCTTGTTATATGCTATGCGCACTGTAATCTTCCAATACATAATTGTATTAAGAAAAGTATGATTAGATGCAGTGAATTTGTGGTACCATAAAGGTCACATAGGAGTATCTTTCACACTAATGCGCGAGACTTTGAACCAGCCAACCAGAGTTTCTGATAATTGATTGTCTCCACTAGGACATAAGATGCAAGGAACGGTGCGCCTTCCAATTACTGTACACCTGATGCCTGCCGTATAATCACTGCTAAATGGGCAGATGTCGACTAATAGCATCAAATGCCAACGGCAGTACGCGCAGATGGTTACGTGGAAATACAAAGAGCTGTTGCATTAGGGGCTCACCTGTGCAGCTGCGCTCCAAGTTGGCATTCGGAAATATGCCCTCGTGGTTTCCATGCGCTTTAGCTATGGCAGATGATGAATAAGGCTTGGAGCCTGCTACCTCGTTCGCTGACTTCGCCTACAGGAGTCAAACCTGAGACGACAATGTCATACAGATATTAATTAGGGGAAACAGTAAAGTATGTATTTATCTTATAAATTGACGAATGAATAACCTACATGACAGCCCGAGTAACAAAAGTTTCATGCCAAACGAATCATAACAGCAGGAAGCAGGAAGTTAACAGAGAAATTTTGCCTTGCCAAATGTTATCTACAAGCTATATAACTGTAGGTAGCAcggtaaccttttttttttaatacaatTTTGTAATAGAAGTTAACATCCTCGGCCTCTACTATAGCCCAAAACTAGCATGATTAACTATGTTACCCCGTCTCCAGTGACGGATCTAGGAAGAAATATAAGAGGAGTCTGAACAAACTAGACAAAGCTACAGCCCCCTCTTCCCCTCTAcatatagcaaaaaaaaatattttagtggTGACTCCCATAGTTCTCGCGCGCCAATAGTAGACTCAAGGCCCTGCTACCCCCATCCGCCCTTGCCATAATCCATAGTCTCAGATGGCAACCAAAACTAGCAATGCTTATCTACCcagccaaaagaaaaaaaaactagcatatGCTTAATTAAACAATGATATGAAGTTCCGGCAGGAGTCAATGGGGGAAGCTTCAACCATGAAGCGAACATAGAGAAGTAATTATGCAAGAGAAAATGGTAAATTTGCTCTTTTCTCACAAAGTTATGTACCTCTTCCTGAAAAAGTAGTACTACCTACATCCTTTAATGAATTAAACTAACCAGCTTCGTACAAAAAAgatcggagggagtattatacaaCCATACATAAGGTGATGGGGCATGAATGCACGACACCTCTCGAACCAACTCCACTAACTGCGATATTGCCATGAAACTACTAACAAGAACTCGTCCTTTTCTATCAAAATCACTACAAACCGTGCAACTTTTCAGTCTGATGACAGGAAATTGAAAGATCACAAGAATGATAGGTGACTCCAAATATGCATGAAACATATAATTTGCACTCACCAAATGACCAAATTAAGAAACAAAGACAGAATCCATTAATCAAAACAATTCCAAATTTTAAATCACTGTTTGAAGCAGAAAAATGTGGGGAAAGAATATAAAGTTTGCCTGAAGCACAAACCAACTATGCGCCAAGCCTCTAAAGGACATCTAAGAAGAAAACGAGAGCACCAGAAAGTACTGCAGCCACAAAGGTGTTATCATATTTCTTAGTCTGAATACAGTGGATTCTCATCCACAATGTCACCATAAAGGCGATAAAGTTCAATCTGCAATCAACTTTCTGTACATTAAGCTCTTGTATCTTCACAAGTTTATTAATGAGAAGGGGAAATCATTTATGCAGGAGTAAAGAAACATATTATCCCGTCATAGGTGGGGTCATACTCATGCATCTCAATATACCAAGAGAACCTAACAGAATGATCCTAACTAAAAGGATGGATATGGAAGAACTAGAATGAAGAGAGCAGGTGCGGTCCTGGTATATACTGTAATGATGATGGCTGATTATGGTTCTTCTGCCATGGTCCCAGGCAATCAGATTCAACTAATTTGCACTAACCATAAAAATACAGTAGTTGTAATATACAGTtttaaaaacattttatttgaagaaaaataaagcATGCACACTAGAAATACAACACAAAATTGTAAACAAATGAGGTGGAAGAAAATGTTTGGAGATATATGTTCATTCTAGTATAATAATCACCCAGTGTAGCCACTTCCAATAGTGAGCTAGCAACCTATCTTCTTCAAAAATGCATTCACATTTATGCTACATAAAAATTGATGAGACCATGAACTCAGTTAATCCTATCAATACGGGTTTAACAATTGTTGTGTGCCAGCAGTGCCATTAATAAAGTGGAATGTGATAGCCATTTACATCATTTAGGGTCCACAATGACATGTAAATTAAAAAGCAGCATGCAAACTGCTATACTTCCTGAATGAGTTGTAGAAGAATACTTTCCTGTAAGTAGTCTCCAAAAGATGTGAAATATTCTTCAGGTACAACCTATACTTATCCTACTAGCTAGCCATTGACCGTCATGCCACTCATGCATGGACGCTATTGGTGAATAGAGTCCACGTGCAAGAGTTCCCTTGTATGTTTGAAATAGGAATTTTTACAAGTCAGCGTCTTCCTTTTGTTTTGATAAAAGTTAAATCTAATTCTGGACAGTCTCCATTTGCAGGTTAGTGAGTTCGTTCAAAAATTTGCAGGTTAGTGTAGGCTAACACCTAATACCCAGCTACCACATATTTGATGGGTGGGATCGATTTTTTTCTCAATAACCTAAACTAGATTAAATAACCACTGTCCACTAGGACCAATTTAACACTTTATCTTTTACAGTTTTTGAGGAGACTCTTATGACTTGGTTTGAGAATTTGAGTCTTCAGGATTGGAGCCAACGCTAACATGCATCTCTCAAGAGGAATGCAAGGCTGATCATGCAGTTAGCCACTTGGAACAGTTTACAGTCTACggtttgtttctttttcataaaaaaagagataaatgTTTAGACTTGGTCTGAACCTCCAGGCTTAGAGAAAGAGTATGTCAGTCCAATGCAAACATGCACAATGCAGGCAGCAAACAAATGCAAGGAGAACACCTGGTTATTGAACCCAAAGTTAAATTTGCTTACAATGGATTTGGCTAGCTGTCtgaaaacaaaatcaaaacaaGATGACAATACTTAACAGGTAAAATGCGCTATGAAACTAAAATGCACCCCTTTTTGTTCCAACACACTATGACACTGCATAGTACAGATAGGGTTCAGGAAGGTCTCTTGACTTACAGTTAAATGGGATGTTTGATGCAATCAGAATCCCTGATGACCTGATCACTTCGTAACTTCTTTGCAAATAGATTACCAAGAGCTTGCTCAAGTGATTCTGGAGTGTACTTCATATATTTTAAAGCGCTGTGGCTGTTCTCAACAAGAGGCCTACATGATGAAAACGATAACCATAACATAACCAAAGGAGAAATGTCTTGAGGAGCTTGATAAAGAAATAAAACAAAGTCGTAAAACCAGAGCAAATTGGAAAGTACCCAAAGTGTTTCAGGAAAGATCTATAAGCAGGTAACAATATTTCAGCAATCATAAGAATTAGGGAATCTCGTAAATCTCTGTCAGGAACACCCCAGTTCATCTGTTTCTGGCAAATCTCTTCAAATCGCATGTTGAAACATTTCAATCTGAGAagagttagaaaaaaaagaacatagtAAATCGCAAGATGAATCACCAAAAACTGAGTACATACTACATTGATTATATTGGTATTTCAGCCTAACCTCTCCTTGATCACAGATCTGGAGGTTGTACTGTTCTTAATATTTCTAAAACTTCCTTGAGTGACATCAATTGAAGAGCCTACTGATGAAGTGAGACCTTGAGTTGATAGACACTCCAATACCTGCAAACTCAGAACAGTTAAAAAAAACCTTGTAAAAATACAAGAGATGCTCGGTTAAATCGTGCTGTCAAGCTTTTTGTGATCAGACCTTTAGCCAAGCAACTCTTCTATATCGAGTAGCATGTTGTTGCACAATCCTTCGTTGTCTTTCAATCCAATCAGCACCTAATAAATCCTTCAATTCTGATCTGAGAATAAGAAAATAGTTATATCATTCAGCTAATCAGATTTTTGGTCCTTATATGATATCTACTGACCTGCCAATATACTTGACAATATAATGGATGTTGTTCATCAAAAAGAGGTGCCCCAGAGCAAGGTCCTTGTATTGCTTTGCCTTCATAGCTAGATTGGTCTCCAGAGCATGTATTGCACCAACAATTTGAGAGACCACATCAGTATCTTTTTCATCTTCAACACAGGGATCTCCAAAGATCTGCTTTATTGATGATTGATAGCTGCATCAGTTTGATAGCTGTTAAGTCAGATAGTTGCTAACGGTATTAGGCCATATTCTATTGGAGGTCATATGAAGAAAACTCCCAATCCCCAGATTTCACTTACTCAAAAAGAAACTTGATATAATCAGTGACATAGCTGGTCATATAATGCACAGCCCCATCAACAGTCGTACTCGTCACCGAGTGATTCAGAATGTATTCCATGAAATCACCTATTGTCTTTTTCGCAGTCTGTGCAAGGCTTTTAGTTAAAGTAAGGGCAGATTTCTGGTTTTCAGAGCATGCATTACCCTCAAAGATTGCATCAACCTAACATAACCGGCCCAAGAATAATGGTTAGTTCTTTGAAATGAGAAGGCATACTCAGTCAGAATGAAACTTACTTCTTTCCCTCATATTTTGGCCCTTTGAACAAACAAAATGTAACTATGTACACAGCAAAGGTCAGATATCATTGTTCTTTCACCTTGGATTGAAGTTCCAATGTTGCCTTATACATATCTAGAAGTATATATAGTTTGTCTGGCAATATTTGGGATTGAACAACAGCATCTCCAAAACTGAGTAGAATTGAAAGGCTTTTAGCTGTTACTTCAGCAAAACAATGGTCTTTCCATGTATACTTTCCTTCAAATACTTGATCACACAGAATGCGTTCAGCGCCGAAAAGCAACTTTACCTGTTCGAATAAATAGTCAGATATTACTGCCAAACAACATCTTGCATTTTAAACTTTATGCAGTCAAGGCAAGAGCATCACTGTAATTCGGGAGAATTGTGTCCACTCGGCGATTTTAGCTTCCATGCTCTGAGCCTCAACTTGCTGCATTTCTTCTTTTGTAACATATTCAACTCCCAAGCGCTTAAGAGTCCGTTCCAAAGTTGAACTACGAATTTCTCTGTGGGAATGATGGAAAATGTGAACAAGCAAAATCAGAAACTCAGAAGCAAAATATTGCAAGTAGAAAAGACTTTAGAACTTTTGTAGATTGCACCTGTATATTTCCATAAACTTCTGATGGCAATCAAGTTGAATTGATTTCTGTGCTAACTTTGAGAGCAAAGTCAAGTAACAGGGATCAACGAGTGTAGGAAGAGTGCACTCAGCATACTGTTTTAGCGGTGCTTCAGAATAATCACCGGCTGATGGGCCAATAAGGTCCTCACTTGACAATTGCCGATTAAGACTTGATAGACAGTTGAAAATATTCTCAAGATCTACAGGTTTGCTATAGGGAAAATGAGATAGTAAAGAGGTTTCTGATGAAGTAATTAATTTCTGAACATTCCTAAATAGATATGGGGTCTAAACAAACAGATAACCGAACCTGCATTTGGTTAACAGCCTGTGGAATTCATTCTCCAACCCATGGATTGCTTTAGAAAGCAATTCGTTAACACGTTCGTGAACATCATTACCAACTCTACATCTTATCTTGGAAGTAAAAAAGTATTCGACACTAGTCAACTTATCAATCGCCTCAAGATAGGCATTAAGATCCTCGTTTGGTCTGTCCAATAATATCACATGTTCTGCCTGTACACATGGAAAATCAATCAAATGTCAGTAATAAGGAACCCAATTCTAAAAGGTAAAGTATCAAGCAATCTAACATGATCACCCATAAAAAAGGACTAGAGATTTTTTTACGAAGACAACAACCAAAGAGTATTCTAGGTCCTAGCATGCATTTATCAGAGAAATTTGCATCATCAAGCAACAGAAACGAGTGATTAGAATTAGTTACTACCCGCGGGTGCCCTAATGTAAAAAGTGAATCATGGAATGAAAGCGAGAACAATGCCGGTCGATTGCTACTCCACATCATAGGCGACTATGACCCAAAACCTCAGATCAAATAGGCGGGTAGGTACACAGTGCAGAAAAGTAGGAGCAGAATTGGTGAACAGACTAGGCACAGAAGTAGACCCGCAGCAAAGCTCGGATTGAAATTCGAGACCACGCCGGGGGAACCGCAATCGCTCTCCGCCCAAAACCCAAGCAATTTTACCGCACAAGCCAAGCGAAGCAAAGGGAGGAGAGTACGGGAGGGCGGCGCACGGCAGATGCCTCACCGCGGCGCGCCGGCTCCGTCGCGCTTGCTAGGCGCCGCCGGCATTGCTAGCCCTCCTCCCATTCCCCTCCTCCGGCGGTCGCCACGCCGGAGGAGGctgcacgccgccggccgcataTCGAGGGCGCAATATTGGGCCCGGATTGGGGTTGTTTAGTGGGCCTGAGGTGGTTTATGGGCTGGATGGGCTGTAGACTAGTAACTCTGTTTATCGTGGGCCTCCGCTTCAATGCCAGGGGCCGGCCCATCGGACAGGCCTCGTCCAATATCGGCTAAATTCAAACTTGTAGTAGTAACAAACTGATCGATCGACGGAGGAGGGGGTGAACAAATATGAACTCTCATCATCAGCTAATCTAATCTGCACCTGATCGAGGAACGAATTGAAGCTACATTAGATTACCTCCCTTACAAGGTCGAGGTGGCGCACGATCGCCCCGGCCGCCGTGAGGCTCCTCCTGATGTTGTCATGAACCCTGCACGCGTTGTACGTCCTCTTCTGCATGCAAATCGCTCACAATGAGATTCTGAgattgatagatagatagatttaaaGATCAGGAAGAACATAATCCCTTACATGGGCAGGGCGCATGGCCTCGTCAATGGCGACCATGTGGTTGTTCAAGCGAGTGCCTATCAcggcagcctccttttgcataGCTTCGCTGCTCTGCATCGCCTGTCGCAGGAGCTCAATCTTCGCGCGGagagcctccgccgccgcctcctcatcgGCTGCTCGCTCCATCGATCTCACTGCCCCTCTCTGCCTACTGCTCTCTCAGTTGAAGAAGAACTGAAAGGAAAACAGAATAGAACAAATGACGGCTTTATACTCGCGGGGTCTGGTGGtgtctgcatctgcatgcagaGATAAGGGAAGGGCGCTTTTGAACGAAAGGACGCTGGTTTTTTTTCCGTATCTCTCTCGTACACATTCTTATCGCTAGTCCATGCACGTTAACATCGGGTCGCTTTTGTATCCACCATGGACATATATCCACTACGCCAGGTTCGATCCATCGCATCTGTTCAAAGTCCTCAAGACACCAGGATTTAGATCATCTTTGTTTATAGGCTCTTTGTTTAGTCTAATTCTAAACAAATAagcagttttttgtttggtttttttaaagCTATAAGTCACTCTTACAACGGTAAGTCAAAAGTTATGTTGAAGAAAATTTTTTAACTTCCGTAAGATGAAGcagtttttttgtttggtttttttaaagCTATAAGTCACTCTTACAACGGTAAGTCAAAAGTTGTGttgaagaaaaatttttaaCTTACGTAAGATGAAGGTATGTCTCTTTTATTCAATTTAGGATTTTAAATCCACCGAATTATAAAAGATATAAGCTAACCTAAATAAAGAGGGCCTAACAACTGGTTCATATCTTCTGTTTTCCATAGTAACAACTAGGAGTAGAGTGAATTTTCATTTGAGTTttccagaaaagaagaaaataaagcaCACATGTATAATATTTCTTACGAAcacctgtaaaaaaaaaactgacggCATATTTTGATATTACCGAAGTCACCCATGTGCTTTGTTAAAAAAGTAATTACCCATAAATATAAAGACTTATTATTATTTACTGCTCCGTATTAAGGGCatgtataataatatttatgaaAACGACACTAATAAGAGTTGACTcctgtttttttttgacaaattggtcattttataaaacttatttcgaaactagaccgtgaaaaaaaaatacttcaagCAAATAGACCGCGACCTCAACGCCAATGCTTCTGGCGCTGAGGTTAGCAAAAAAACGCTTGACGCTAAGCACCTGCCAGCGTGGCGGCCAAGCCATTCCCCCCCGCCGATGTGGCAGGGGTCTGAGCATGGAGCCcacggcctttttttttttcacggtcTAGTTTCATCAGTTTTTGAAAATGgctaatttgtcaaaaaaaaaatcgagttGACCCTGAAAGCTCACAAACAAGGAGAATACAGGTTTGCCTTTGTGGGAAACAGTTGCGACTATACTCCCGCAACTGCAAAATGGAGGCACTAGAGGTTGCATTAACATTGGACAATTATTGCACACTGCTGATACTGAATAATGAATGCACTAACACGAGTTTCCAACATATCAGAACGAACCTAGCACCTACCAAATCAACAAAAACAATAAATGGCAACTAGGACAGTATCTATACAAATCATGCACCCCAGCAAGGAAAGGTGCACATAGCAACGGTTCTGAGCAGCAGCGCTACACAAACAAAAGCAATGCTACCAGGGTCCCAATTTACAGAGAATGACATCACATCGTCGCTGGTGTATATTAAGCAGCCACATACCCCAATCAAGTACGCTCTTGTTTTCCTTCAAACAAATTGGCAAGCAGTAGCTCAACTTGCTCTGGTGTGTGCTTGACATATTTTCCGGGTGCCTTGCTGTTCTCGATGAGAGGCCTATAGATTACAAGTCTCATAAGCTCCAGGGACAAGAACTCTTGAGTCTAGTGAACATACATATCCATAGAAAcatagaaataaaagaaaagagggaaaatTCATGGTATTAAACAAATGAACAGATGGCAATGCTCAATCATCAAAATTCTGTGGACCAGGGCTACGCCGGTTTTAGGACAGGCAAATTTGTTAAAGTCTCTTTCTTAAACGGCAAAGCAGAGGAGATGCAAGCAACAATTATTTTGCCGAGGGACAGTCGGTCAGGTCCAGGTCTGATATCAGTGGCATGTGGTATGCACCAAAGCTGGGCCTGGTGAAAGCACCCGGAACACTCTAATTCCTACTACTGACTAAGATCTTAGTCAGGGGCTGCTGTTATTTCTACTAACAAACTCATAATTAAGTGCCAGCCTAAACAGTCAGGATTCAGGTCTAGATAGAAATCAAAAGGAGAATAAGGAGTGTCTCCTAAACAGCCGTGAAGTGTATCAGGTTCTAGCCTTCTAGGGATAACGCCTTTGCAATTTATATTGTAAATTTGTAATGCTAGTAAATAATTTTGAATTCATAAAGCACCAAATTGGTAGGTAAATATAATCTTCATggtttttttaaacctaattaaatAATATAACTGGCACAAACAAGAAAATGCACCAACTCACATTTGACAAACTGCCAGAAACAAAAACATGAGCAGGAGAGTTTGAATAGAAAATAAAGGATTAGTTATGGTCCTTGTCCATGCATTAATATATTATTTACATGTAATGAAGTTTCAAAGAAACATACCCAAAGCGCTTTAGGAAAGATCTGTATGCAGGCAACAGGATTTCAGCAACTGCAAGTCTTAGTGACTCACGCAACTCCGTATCTGGAACAGACCAGCCACACTGCTTTTGATAAATCTCCTCAAATAGCACATTGAAAGACCTGAATCTGGTTACAAAATAGTGGGCAAAACACTGTTTCAGAAATTGTATGGTAAAACATCATTCATCGAAAAGCAAGCTGGAATAATTAGTGTACATGACCAACCTCTCTTTGACCGCAGCTCTTGAAGCTCCACTGCTATTGCCTCCCTCACTTCCTACTTGACCACTACCTCCTGATGAAGTCAAACCTTGACCAGAGAGGCATTGCAAGACCTGTAAAATCGGAATAATGCATAGATCTTTAGGCTCACTCTTCCTATTAAACATCAACAATGGTAACAAAATGCAAGAGAAACAAACAGTGAGTTTTGTTCAAATATGTCTAGCAAATGGACCTTTGACCAAGCAATCCTTCTATAATGATTTGCATTTTGTTGTACAATTCTTCGATGCCTTTGAATCCAGTCATCCCCCAATAAATCTTTGGCTTCTGATctggaagaaagaaaagagagcaTTAAACTATACCCACTCATCCAGTTACTAACCTATTGGCTATTGCGAATTTGTTTATACCTTACTTCATAAGAACATACCTGCGGACAGATTTCACGATATAATGAATGTTATTCATCAAAAATATGTGCATCAAAGCTGGATCCTTGTATTGTTTTGCTTTTGCATCCAGATTATTCTGTAAAGCCTGCATGATACTCATGGTTACAGTGGCCAACTCAGAACCTGTTCCATCTTCCCTTTTGAACTCCTGGAAGAGCTGTTTTAGAGTTGACTGGTAGCTGCGAAAGATTAAatgttgtcattttttttgcaaagcTATAGCCAGTTGCAGCTTGACAAAACAAGACATTCTGAAAGAGCATTTAATAGGTACAAAATTGGATATAGATAATGTTTGCAAGAACGGTACAAAAGAAGTTCAGCTACATTGGAGTGATCTATTTGTTGTCGTATACAGCTGGGGAAAAATAATCTGGTCTTGGTGAATTAGAAGGCTATCCAATAGAAGAGATACAGCAGCAACGATTGCAAAACACAAATATCAGCATACTGGTGGATAGGATTGAAGAAGAAATGCAAGAAAGTATAGCAATGCAACTATCAAATTACAGGAAAGATTAAGTGCACATGATCATATACTTACTCAAATAAAAATTTGACATAGTTAATCACGTAGCTCGTCAAAGGATGCACTGtcccatcaatatgaatattcTTTGTTGCGTCCTTTTCAACAGCTTCTTCAAAGTCACTGAAAGTCTTCTGTGCAGTTTGTGCTAAGCATTTTGTCAAACTCAATGCAGACTCACGCATTTGAGAGCATGATTCTCCAACAAAGATGGTGTCAATCTACACAATCCATAAAAAATGTAGATATTACTTATTTCCGTGTCAAGAAAATAGCACCatatctaaaataaatttacattCAGTTGACAGTCTAAATTCTCCATAGTTAGTTAGTTACTATAACATTTGTCTAGTGAAGTCGTTTTTCATTAAAGAATATGCAAACAAGAAAGTCCAAGTTCCAAAGACCTTGGTGAAAATTGATTTCTGGTAAAACGGCGAACTTCAATATAGATGGACCAACAGAGAAATTTTGGAAATATGGCACCACACTGTGTCATATAAGTATGATAATGCCCCATGCACTTCTCATACTTTGAAATCTGCAGTGAGAAGTTTGGCATTTTGCCCCTTTTTTCACAAAGCATTCACAATATCATTTAATCATATGTTTCTTTTGCAATTTTATCAACCCAAAAATATCAAGCTGTTGAGATCAGTACTGCAGGATTACGTCAACCATAAATTGGTCCGATGGCATAAGGAGCTCAAAATTTTTAGAAACTTAAAAACAGATCTTAACTCAGCATGCACACACTTATCATTTCGCAGTTCTGCACAAAAGGGTTGTGGCTGGCCAATGAAACAATTAATAGATAGCTATGGTATGAATCAGAAACTTACATC
This window of the Oryza sativa Japonica Group chromosome 4, ASM3414082v1 genome carries:
- the LOC9268636 gene encoding exocyst complex component EXO70A1; amino-acid sequence: MERAADEEAAAEALRAKIELLRQAMQSSEAMQKEAAVIGTRLNNHMVAIDEAMRPAHKRTYNACRVHDNIRRSLTAAGAIVRHLDLVREAEHVILLDRPNEDLNAYLEAIDKLTSVEYFFTSKIRCRVGNDVHERVNELLSKAIHGLENEFHRLLTKCSKPVDLENIFNCLSSLNRQLSSEDLIGPSAGDYSEAPLKQYAECTLPTLVDPCYLTLLSKLAQKSIQLDCHQKFMEIYREIRSSTLERTLKRLGVEYVTKEEMQQVEAQSMEAKIAEWTQFSRITVKLLFGAERILCDQVFEGKYTWKDHCFAEVTAKSLSILLSFGDAVVQSQILPDKLYILLDMYKATLELQSKVDAIFEGNACSENQKSALTLTKSLAQTAKKTIGDFMEYILNHSVTSTTVDGAVHYMTSYVTDYIKFLFDYQSSIKQIFGDPCVEDEKDTDVVSQIVGAIHALETNLAMKAKQYKDLALGHLFLMNNIHYIVKYIGRSELKDLLGADWIERQRRIVQQHATRYRRVAWLKVLECLSTQGLTSSVGSSIDVTQGSFRNIKNSTTSRSVIKERLKCFNMRFEEICQKQMNWGVPDRDLRDSLILMIAEILLPAYRSFLKHFGPLVENSHSALKYMKYTPESLEQALGNLFAKKLRSDQVIRDSDCIKHPI